Genomic segment of Nocardiopsis mwathae:
CACTGGCCGCGCTCGGGGCGCCGCCGCGGCTGGTCACCGGGCGGGGGGTGGGCCACCTGGCGACCGCCTGCCTGGCCGGAGCGATGCCGCTGTCCGAGGCGCTGGCGGCCGCCCGTATCGGGGGGCCGGTTCCCCCGGACGGCCAGGAGGCGGCCAAGCCCGAGGACGTCGTCGTCGAGGTCGGCGCCGACACCGCGGTGCCGGGTGCCGTCCCCGCGTTCGGTCCGGGCCTGTGCCGGACGCAAGGCACCCGCTTCGCCCTGGCCGAGCTGGCCGGGCGGCTGTGGCTGGCCGGCCTCCGGCTCGACTGGTCGGGGCTGCCCGGCGACGGGCCCGGCCGCCGGACCCCGCTGCCCACCTACCCGTTCCAGCGCCGCCGGCACTGGATCGATTGAGGGGCGGTGCCTTTGGCCGGCCCGCCCCGGCAGGACCCCCAGGAACCCCCTGGCACAGCGAGAGGAACCGAGAGGAAGGAGTGGTCCGCATGTCAATGGACGGAACCCCGATGGTCGGAATCGTCGGCTCCGGGGTGATGGGTGTCGGCACGGCGCAGAGCCTGGTGCAGAGCGGCCATGACGTGGTCATGGTCGACCTGAACCAGGAGATCCTGGACCGGGCCGCCGCCGAGCTGGCGCGCAACATGCGGCTCAGCCGCCTGCTGGCCAAGCCGGGCCAGGAGCAGGCCGTGCCCACCGCGGGCAAGGTCTCCTATGCGGTGGAGTACGACGCGCTGGCCCCCGTGGACTTCGTGATCGAGAACATCACCGAGAAGTGGGAGCTGAAGAAGGACCTCTACCCCGTGCTGGACGAGGTGTGCCGGGCGGAGGTCTGCTTCGCCGCCAACACCTCCTGCACGTCCATCACCCGGCTGGGGTCGCTGACCGCGCGGCCGGCCCAGGTGATCGGGATGCACTTCATGAACCCGGTCCCGCTCAAGCCCGCGGTCGAGGTGATCATGGGCCACCACACCTCCGCCGACACCCTCGACACCGCCAAGGATCTGCTGGCGTCGATGGGCAAGGAGGCGATCGTGGTCAACGACTCGCCCGGCTTCGTCTCCAACCGGGTGCTGATGCCCACCATCAACGAGGCGATCTACCTGGTGCAGGAGCAGGTCGCCTCGCCCGCGGAGATCGACCGGCTCTTCGAGCGGTGCTTCGGGCACGCGATGGGGCCGCTGCAGACCGCGGACCTGATCGGGGTGGACACCATCCTGCACAGCCTCGAAGTGCTCTACGAGGACTTCAACGACAGCAAGTACCGCCCCTGCCCGCTGCTGCGCCGCATGGTCGACGCCGGGCTGCACGGCCGCAAGACCGGCCAGGGCTTCTTCACCTACCAGACCTGAACCGACCCGAGTCGATTGGGAGCGATGATGACCACAGAGCAGATCACGTCCGCCATCCGCGAGTTCATCCTCGGCCGCTACCCCGAGCTGGAGCTCCGCGACGACGAGGACATCTTCCGCCTCGGCTTCGTCAACTCGCTGTTCGCGATGGAGCTGGTGCTGTTCATCGAGAGCCACTTCCAGCTCAGCATCCCCAACGAGGAGCTCGCCTTGGACGGCTTCCGCACCGTCGACGCCATGGCCGCCCTCGTCGAGCGCACCGCCACCAGCGGTGTCGCGGCCAAGGGGTGAGGGGCGTGACCGATACCCCCGCCACCTCCCCCTTCACCCGCGAGCGCTTCCGCGCGTTCGCGGACACCGAGATCGCGCCGCACGCCGCGGAGTTCGACCGGGAGCAGCGCATCCCGACGGAACTGGTCAAGCGGCTGGCCGCGGAGGGCTTCCTGGGCGCGGTCCTGCCCACCGAGGCGGGCGGCCCCGGGATGGACATGGTGACGTTCGGCGTCCTGCACGAGGAGGTCGGGCGCGCCTGCTCCTCGGTGCGCAGCCTGCTGACGGTGCACAGCATGGTGGCCTTCGCCGTCAACCGGTGGGGCACCGCCGAGCAGCGGGCGGCCTGGTTGCCCGGCCTGGCCGACGGCACCGCGCTCGGCGCGTTCTGCCTGACCGAGCCCGGCGCCGGCAGCGACGCCGGGCGGATCGCCGCCACGGCGGAGCGCACCGGCGGCGGGTTCGTCATCAACGGCACGAAGAAGTGGATCACCGCCGGGCAGACGGCCGACGTCTACCTGGTGTTCGCCAAGGCGCCCAACGGCATGTCGGCGTTCCTGGTGGACCGCGCCACTCCGGGGCTGCGGGTGAAGCCACTGCACGACATCATGGGGACCCGCGGCAGCATGCTCGCCGAACTGGAGTTCCGCGACTGCGAGGTGGGTTCCCGGGCCCTGCTCGGCCCGGAGGGCATGGGCCTGTCGCTGGTGGGCACCGGCGCGCTGGACATCGGGCGCTACAGCGTGGCGTGCGGGTCGGTGGGCATCTCCCAGGCGTGCGTCGAGGCTTGCGCCGCCCACACCGCGCGGCGGGTGGCCGGTTCGGCGCCGCTGCGCGAACACCAGCTGATCCGGCGGATGCTCAGCGACATGGTGACCGGCCTGGAGGCCGGCAGGCTGCTGTGCCGACGTGCCGGAGCCCTCAAGGACGAGGGGGACCCCGCGACGGTGATGGCCACGTGGACGGCCAAGTACTTCGCGTCGACGGCCGCTGTGAGTGCCGCCTCCGACGCGGTGCAGATCCACGGGGCGAGCGGATTCGGCGCCGGGGCGGCGGTGGGCCGCTACTACCGGGACGCCAAGGTCATGGAGATCATCGAGGGGAGTTCGCAGATCCAGCAGCTCACGATCGCCGAGCAGGCGTTCCAGGCGGCCGCGGGTCCGCGCCCTTCCCGGTCCGCAGCTGAGGAGAAGGTGAGATGACGACCGAGCGAACCGAACCGGTGGGCGGCGACGCGGCGGGGCCGACGCTCGACGACGGCACCCCCGCCAAACCCCGCCAGGGGCGGATCAAGTGCGTGGTGTGGGACCTCGACAACACCGTGTGGGACGGCACCCTGCTGGAGGACGGCGAGGTCACCGTGCGCCCGGAGGTGGTCGAGGCGATCCGGACCCTGGACGGCCGGGGAATCCTCAACTCGATCGCCAGCCGCAACGACCACGACGCGGCGATGGAGCGCCTCACAGCGCTGGGGCTGGCCGAGTACTTTCTGTACCCGCAGATCGGCTGGAACCCCAAGTCGTCGAGTATCGCCACCATCGCCGAGCGGCTCAACCTGGGCATCGACGCGCTGGCGTTCGTCGACGACCAGCCCTTCGAGCTGGCGGAGGTGTCCTTCACCCACCCGGAGGTGATGTGCGTGGACATCGCCGAGCTCCCCGAGGCGCTGGACCGACCCGAACTGGTGCCGCGGTTCATCACCGACGAGTCGCGGCTGCGCCGCCGGATGTACCGGAGCGGGGCCGAGCGCGAAAGGGTCGAGGAGGAGTTCGAGGGCACCAACGAGGAGTTCCTGGCCTCGCTGGGGATGACGTTCACCGTCGCCCCCGCCCAGGAGGAGGACCTCAAGCGGGCCGAGGAGCTCACGGTGCGCACCAACCAGCTCAACTCCACGGGCCACACCTTCTCCTACGACGAGCTGGACGCGTTCCGCGGGTCGCCCGACCACCTGCTGCTGGTGGCCGACCTGACGGACCGGTTCGGCCCCTACGGCAAGATCGGTCTGGCCCTGGTGGAGAAGGGCGGGCGGCACTGGCGGCTGCGGCTGCTGCTGATGTCGTGCCGGGTGATGGCGCGCGGTGTGGGCGGCGTGCTGCTCAACCACGTGATGTCGCTGGCACACCGCAGTGGCGCCGGGCTGCGCGCGGACTTCGTGGAGACCGGGCGCAACCGCCAGATGTACGTCACCTACAAGTTCGCCGGGTTCCGCGAGATCCTGCGGGACGGCGACCGCACGGTCCTGGAGGCCGACCTGTCGCGGATCCAGGAGCCGCCGGAGCACCTGACGTTCCGGGCGGGACCGGAGGCCGGGTAGCCGGGCGGGCCGCGGCGGACCCCTCGCCCGCCGCGGCCCGCCTCGCACCGGGGGCCGGGCCGGTGTCCGGTTGGCGCGGGTGTCATGGGATGATCACCGCCCGAGACGCCCTACCAATCGGTAACCACGGCGTCGACGCCGTTTCCGAGATACGGAGGACCTGCCCTATGCCGCATGAGCCCGTGCCGAGCGCCCCCGCCAGACTCGTCAACGGGGAGGAAGCCCGCACGGCCCACCCGACCTCATCGATCGACCTGGTCGCCCGCGGGCTGCGGCTCGGGGACCCGGTGGCCGACGCGGTGATCGCCGAGCTCGACGCGCTGGGCCGGGAGGCCCGCGCGACCCTGGACGCGGGGCTCCGCGACGGCCTGGACTCGCTGGACTCCCCGCCCCCGGCGATCGCGGCCCTGCTGCGCGAGTGCGAGACGCCGCCCTTCTCCGTCGACACCGACATGCTCACGCGGGGCGACACCACCAGCCTGTCGGTCGACCCGTTCTGGAGCACGATCGCGTTCGCACTGGGTTCCCTGGTCCACACCTACAGCGCCCCCGGCATCGCCCGTGTGCTCACCGGCACGGGCAAGCTGACCGCGACGGCGGGACGCCGCCTGGCTGAGACCGGGCTCTGGCGCACCAACGCGATCCTGCCCGGCGGGCTGCTGCGCGGCGCCCAGGGCTACATCGACACCGTGCACGTGCGGCTGCTGCACGCCCGCGTGCGCGCCGGCGCGCTGCGCCGCGGCTGGGACTCCGACACCTGGGGGACCCCGATCAACCAGACCGACACCGCCCGCACCTGGCTCGACTTCACCGTGATCCCGTATGCGGCATTGCGCAGGGTCGGGATCGCCACGACCGCTCAGGAGGAGGCCGAGCTCTACCGCTACTGGGCGCACGTGGCCCACCTGCTCGGCCTCGACCCGGAGTGGTACCGGGACGTCACGGACCATGCCGGTGCCGACACCCTGCTGGCGGCGATCGACGCGACCAACGCCGCGCCGGACGACAACGCGCGCCGCCTGGTGGAGGCACTGATCGACGTGCTGGCCGAGGGTCCGCTGGGCAAGGCCCTGGGCATGGAGCCGGCCCAGACCCGCATCCTGCTGGCGGCGTTGACCCGGCTGTTCCAGGGGGAGGCCACCGCCGACGCGCTGGGCATCGAGCCGGTGGACGCGGCCCCGTTCCTGCCGGTGATCGCCATGGGCAACGCCCGCGCCCGGCGCTGGCAGCAGTTCAGCGCGTCCTCCAGCGAGCTGGCCCTGGTCGAGACGGTCGCCCACCGCCGCCAGGAGTTCGCAGGGCTGGGCCGGACCGAGTACCAGGCGCAGGTGGACCCCGCGGGCGCCGCGGGGTGAGGTCGGCCGCGCCGGGCCGGTGGGGCGGGGAGCACGGAGGGTGCCGCACGCACCGGTGATGTCGAGCGGGGAGCGGCGGCCTGGAATGACGTCTCTGGACCGTGTATGGCGGCGAATGTGATCTTTCGGCGCCGAGATCGAACCGTCCGGGCCGCTGGATCGTGTTCCCGTCTGAGAGCACTTTGCCTCCTGATAGGAAAAACCGACGATTCTCCCGATCGACATCGAAGGAGCTGGTCCTCCATGTCCCGCCTCGCCCTGAGTGCAGCCGCCCTCGCCGTCCTCCTCGGGCTGGCCGCATGCGGCACCGACGAGCCGGAGCCCGCCACGCAGGACGACGTCGCCGCCGAGCAGGACGCGGATAACGACACGGCCGACGACACCGATGCCGCCACCGACGCCGAAACGATCTCGGTCGACGCCGGTGAGATGTACTTCGAAGGCGTCCCGGACACCGTCCCGGCAGGGACGATCACGTTCGAACTGAACAACGTCGGCAACGCGCCGCACGACCTGGTGATCGAGGAGCACGACGACCACACCGTGGCCGAGGTGGGGCCGGGTGAGTCGGCCAGCGGCACGGTCGAGCTGGAGCCGGGTACCTACACCCTCTACTGCTCGATCGGCAACCACCGCCAGGACGGCATGGAGGTCACGATCACCGTGGAGTAGTGCGACGGGGTCCACCGGACGCCCGCACTCCCGTGGCCGGGCCGGATCGGCTGCGCCGATCCGGCCGCCCCCTTCGTTCCACCCCGCTCGCACCCCACACCGGCCGGCCCCGGCCGTCTCCGGCGGCCGGCACGACGGAGGCACCCCGCCATGTCCACGCCCCGGCCCACCCACACCCGCACCTCCTCCCTGCTGTGGCCGCTGCGCCTCACCGCGCTGCTGCACGCGGCGCTCCTCCTGGTCGAGTTCGTCACCGCCGGCCGCCTGATCATCCAGGACTA
This window contains:
- a CDS encoding 3-hydroxyacyl-CoA dehydrogenase family protein — encoded protein: MSMDGTPMVGIVGSGVMGVGTAQSLVQSGHDVVMVDLNQEILDRAAAELARNMRLSRLLAKPGQEQAVPTAGKVSYAVEYDALAPVDFVIENITEKWELKKDLYPVLDEVCRAEVCFAANTSCTSITRLGSLTARPAQVIGMHFMNPVPLKPAVEVIMGHHTSADTLDTAKDLLASMGKEAIVVNDSPGFVSNRVLMPTINEAIYLVQEQVASPAEIDRLFERCFGHAMGPLQTADLIGVDTILHSLEVLYEDFNDSKYRPCPLLRRMVDAGLHGRKTGQGFFTYQT
- a CDS encoding cupredoxin domain-containing protein — translated: MSRLALSAAALAVLLGLAACGTDEPEPATQDDVAAEQDADNDTADDTDAATDAETISVDAGEMYFEGVPDTVPAGTITFELNNVGNAPHDLVIEEHDDHTVAEVGPGESASGTVELEPGTYTLYCSIGNHRQDGMEVTITVE
- a CDS encoding acyl-CoA dehydrogenase family protein, producing MTDTPATSPFTRERFRAFADTEIAPHAAEFDREQRIPTELVKRLAAEGFLGAVLPTEAGGPGMDMVTFGVLHEEVGRACSSVRSLLTVHSMVAFAVNRWGTAEQRAAWLPGLADGTALGAFCLTEPGAGSDAGRIAATAERTGGGFVINGTKKWITAGQTADVYLVFAKAPNGMSAFLVDRATPGLRVKPLHDIMGTRGSMLAELEFRDCEVGSRALLGPEGMGLSLVGTGALDIGRYSVACGSVGISQACVEACAAHTARRVAGSAPLREHQLIRRMLSDMVTGLEAGRLLCRRAGALKDEGDPATVMATWTAKYFASTAAVSAASDAVQIHGASGFGAGAAVGRYYRDAKVMEIIEGSSQIQQLTIAEQAFQAAAGPRPSRSAAEEKVR
- a CDS encoding HAD-IIIC family phosphatase encodes the protein MTTERTEPVGGDAAGPTLDDGTPAKPRQGRIKCVVWDLDNTVWDGTLLEDGEVTVRPEVVEAIRTLDGRGILNSIASRNDHDAAMERLTALGLAEYFLYPQIGWNPKSSSIATIAERLNLGIDALAFVDDQPFELAEVSFTHPEVMCVDIAELPEALDRPELVPRFITDESRLRRRMYRSGAERERVEEEFEGTNEEFLASLGMTFTVAPAQEEDLKRAEELTVRTNQLNSTGHTFSYDELDAFRGSPDHLLLVADLTDRFGPYGKIGLALVEKGGRHWRLRLLLMSCRVMARGVGGVLLNHVMSLAHRSGAGLRADFVETGRNRQMYVTYKFAGFREILRDGDRTVLEADLSRIQEPPEHLTFRAGPEAG
- a CDS encoding acyl carrier protein, translating into MTTEQITSAIREFILGRYPELELRDDEDIFRLGFVNSLFAMELVLFIESHFQLSIPNEELALDGFRTVDAMAALVERTATSGVAAKG
- a CDS encoding oxygenase MpaB family protein, translated to MPHEPVPSAPARLVNGEEARTAHPTSSIDLVARGLRLGDPVADAVIAELDALGREARATLDAGLRDGLDSLDSPPPAIAALLRECETPPFSVDTDMLTRGDTTSLSVDPFWSTIAFALGSLVHTYSAPGIARVLTGTGKLTATAGRRLAETGLWRTNAILPGGLLRGAQGYIDTVHVRLLHARVRAGALRRGWDSDTWGTPINQTDTARTWLDFTVIPYAALRRVGIATTAQEEAELYRYWAHVAHLLGLDPEWYRDVTDHAGADTLLAAIDATNAAPDDNARRLVEALIDVLAEGPLGKALGMEPAQTRILLAALTRLFQGEATADALGIEPVDAAPFLPVIAMGNARARRWQQFSASSSELALVETVAHRRQEFAGLGRTEYQAQVDPAGAAG